The Vibrio fortis DNA segment TAAGTACTGCCATTGACCCATAGCGTTGGTCGCCACGGCAAAGTTCAAGCTATGATCGCCAGCGGGTAATTCATCGACATTAAGTGAGTGAAGATATTCCAAAGTCTGCGCTTGATTATGTGTCGTCATTTCTGACATATCGAATTCCAATAATAGTGATAAAACAACAAAGGCGAGTCTCAGCTCGCCTTTGGTCGTAGTGTAATATAAGTCGTCTAGCAAATTCGGGATCGCGAATTACTTTTCAATGATTAAGCAAAGCCCATTAGGTGCGCGGCAATAACCACCACACTTGCTAATACAAACAGCAGGCCAATAAAGCGACCACAGAACTTAACCCATACGCCCCAATCAATGCGACATACACCTAGCGTTGCCATTAGTGAAGCCGACGTCGGTACAATGATGTTTGTGAAGCCGTCGCCCAACTGGAATGCCAGTACCGCAACTTGACGTGTTACACCCGCAATATCAGCCAATGGTGATAGCAGAGGCATAGTGAGAGCTGCTTGGCCCGAACCGGACGTGACAAAGAAGTTGAATACCGATTGGAATACAAACATTAACCACGCTGCCATGACGTCTGGTAAGCCACTAATGAATGAACCTGCGCTGTTTAGAACTGAGTTCAGCACGCTCGCTTCGCTACCAGAGCCACCACCAAGGATCAGCAGTACACCTTTCGCACAACCAACTAACAGCGCTGGTGCAAGCATCATTCCTGCACCCTCTTTAAACGCGTCAGCGGCATCATTAAGGGTCATACCGTTAAGGCGGAAAATTGCGCCAATGATTGCAACGATAAAGCCCATGGTGAAGAACTGAGAAGCGATCTCTGGAATGTACCATGCGTGAGCAACAACACCGTAGATAACCCAAGCCGTTGTACCAATCACCGTCAGCATGACCAATGAGTCTGCAAATGACCATTTTGCTACGACTTGATCGTCTGCTTCTTGTTTACGGAAATGCTTGTCTGTCGCGAACGTAAACGACGATTCAGGGTTTGCCTTAATACGAGCCGCGTAAAGCATCGTGAAGCCGATACCAATTACCGTGAAACATGCCCACATCACCATACGGAAAGTCATACCAGAAAGAACTGGGATGCCCGCGATACCTTGCGCGATAGCAACGGAGAAAGGGTTCATCCAAGACGTTGCAAAACCAATCTGTGTCGCAACATACGTTACCATTACGGTAGTAATACTGTCGTAGCCAAGGCGAACCATCAGCGGTGCAATGATAATGGCAAAGGCCACAGCCTCTTCACCCATACCAAATACCGCTCCACCCAACGAGAACAGGAGGAACAACACTGGGATAAACAGTGCTTCACTACCTTTGGTTTTGTTGATCAGATGAAGAATACCGTTATCGATAGTACCTGTGCGAATCACGACGCCAAATGAGCCGCCAATGATCAGCATGAACATGATAACGCCAATCGCACTGCCCCATTTCGAGCCTGACACTAAGCCCTCAAATGGGAAGTTCATCAGGCCGATGCCACCACCAGATGCGAAGAACCCTACGGTGTTGTAGACCAACTCGCCGTTCTCGTCAGTTGCGTAGCTAAAAGATGCAGGGTCAATAACGCTGCGTGTCTTTTCTGCGCCATCGACCATGAATGTAACGTCTTGGCTTTCAAAGGTACCCGCAGGGATGAAGTACGTTGCTGCTGCTGCGAAGATACCGATAAGGAAGATAAGAATGAGAGTATCAGGCAATTGCCATGATTTGGATTTCTCCAAAGAAGAAATAGAAGATGCTTGAGACATGATATAATTTTTATTCACAAAAGACGCATTAATTATCAATAAAAACAAAAGTTACTTCAACTAACTTTTTATTCCATATCGCTTTTATCTACGCAAACTTGATCCAAACACAAATAAATCATCTACCAGTGCGCAACAAATAAGCATTTACATCCATAACACAAATCAATTACCAGCTCGCAACACGCAACCAAATGCATCTGTAATAAATTGAGCAGTGATATACATATGCGCGCCTAGTTCCGTTAATAAGGGCTACGGATGAATAAGCACGCATAATTTAACCGAGTGAGTTACTGCTTATCCATGACTAACGACCACCTGCAATATCAATAAAGGTTCCCGTTACGTAAGATGCTTCATCGGACAGTAACCAAGCAATTGACTCAGCTACTTCTAAAGGTGTGCCCCCTCTTTTTAAAGGAAGGTTTGGTGCCAAGCGGTCAACACGATCAGGCTCTCCGCCATCAGCATGCATATCCGTATAAATACATCCAGGCCGAACACCGTTTACTCGAATGCCTTGCTCCGCCATTTCTAGCGAAAGACCTTTTGTTAAAGAGTCCATTGCGCCTTTAGAAGCGGCATAATCAATGTATTCAAACGGAGCACCAATACGAGAGGCAGCAGAAGAGACATTAACAATTGCTCCAGGTCCATCAAGTTGGTTAATAAAGGCCTTACAACACAGAAAGCAACTGCCTACGTTTGTTGTCATTACCTTATTAAAACGAGCATAGTCAATATCGACTAAACGAGACTGCGTGAATAGTATCCCGGCATTATTGACTAAGTGTGTAACTTGTCCGAACTGCTGTCTTACCGACTCAAACATCGCAATCACTTCATCTTCGATGGAAACATCAGCCTGATGTGCGATAGCCGTGCCGCCATTAGCGTTGATCTCAGCGACAATGGCATTCGCCGCCGCGTGATCTTTTCGATAGTTAACACAAACGCGATAACCTTTAGTCGCGAGTAAACTGGCTGTTGCTGCGCCAATGCCGCGCCCACCACCTGTAACTATAACTACTTTGTGCATTGTTTATCCTTATGCTGTTTTTATAGAGTCGAGACAGATCCACACTTTCGACTGATTAAATTCTACGAAATCCCACTCATCACCTTGTAATACACCAAGCCAAATAAGCCAGCGAACACTAAGACCGTAACCAAAATTTTTAACCACAGAAACTTCATAACCGCACCTAATCATGCATTAACTTTATTCGGAAGTTGATGATAAGAAAAAGAAATGTTGGGAACAAGGCGTGCTACACAAAGCTACTGGTTAGATCAAATTAAACACCTTCGACGCGCAAGATTTACAGTATCCGAAATCAACGGCACCATGATCAAAAAAGCAGAGTTGCAATGACACAACTCTGCTTTTTACACTTTTCGTCAATCAACCAGATTAGTTAGCTGGACGCCAAACACCCCATTGGTCTTTTTCGTAGGTAGCTTGTGGATTGTCACCACCTTGAACCCACCATTGAGCTTTCCAGTTTTGGTCTGCGTAAGTTACGATCTCGCCACCAAGGTAAGTCTTCGTCGCACTCCAAGCATCACCTTCGTCTGGATCTGGAGTCGGTGTAGGTGGAGGCGTTACCTCGTCATCTGCAATTACTTCAAAACTGAAGGTCTCTACGCGCTCACTGTTAATCGCGCTTGCCGTGAAGGTTAACGTTTCGTTTTGAGTAACAGGCGCAGTATCAATTAGCACTGAAGCTGTACCGTTATTCTCAATCGTTACCGATGTACCAGATGTCTGAGTAAAGGTTGCAGGCTCTTCAGTTGCAATGACAACCTTATCACCCGCATCGACGACTTTATCGCTCTTAACGAGTTCGTAGATATCGCCAGCTAATGGCTCGACGTTGCCATCACCGTCTTTAATCAGCGTCAGCTTACCTGAGGCACGGCTATCTTTAGAGTTAAAGAAATTGCGTGATGGATCATTTTGGAAGTACATGTAATGTTCCATCTCAGCATGCCAGTCACCGATGAAGACAGCCCCATCTTTAAACTCTTCGTGCCAGCCATTGATTTCAGAGGCGAGCAGACGTTCCCAGTCATTGAGGTTTGAAGCATCAATCTTAATATCAAAGCTTCGAGCTACGTCACCATACTTATTGATGATGTCGTATTGCACGATATCGCCAACGACTGGAGTCGCGAAATCTGTTGGAATGTAGAGATCGCCACGAACAAGATCGGGTTGTGGGCCTGGCTCTGGTGGTGGTGTTTCTCCATTTACAATGGTGATATCAGAACAGTTGTAGAAGCCTTCACCAGCCGCATCATCACGCTGCCAACGAACAAATAAGATTGCATCACCAGAACGGTCAGATGGGATAGTGACATCCATACGATACTTGCCGCCATTTACTGGGACATTACCTTCCGTTTGAATCAGATCTAGATCGCTCCAAGCCAGTGCTTTACTTAAATCAGCGTTCGGCTTAGTTAGATAGAACTCCCAAAATGATGGGTTGTGAGGTGCCGTTGCGTTAAACACAAACTCAAATGTCCCTGCATTCAACTCTGTACGAGTCCAACCAGTATGAGGTGCACCCATACCTTGCTTTTGAGGGTCATTTGCGTAACAAAGTGTGCCATCAGGAATGGCAGCGCGAACCGCATTCATATTGTTGAAATCAGTGATATTTTTTGCGTACTCATTGCGTTGAACAAAAGGGTAAGTACCTGAAATATCTTTTGCGTTGGCACAGGCTGCGTTTGGCGGATTACCAGACCAAATACCACCCTGTTCATAACAGATGTTCTGACGTGCGCTTGGAAACTCTGACCAACCGTGAGCGTGTGCTGTGGTAGACATGCCTGAGAACAGGGCCATGCTTACTGCTAGCTTTAGTATATTTTTATTTGCAGTCACTTTTAACTCTCTACATTTATTATTTTACGTTTTACTAACGTGATAATTCAAAGCACCACTGCTTGAATCACGTTGCACTATTTTCGTTACGAAAACTAAGAAAATAATAGTTATTCAAGAGATCAATTAAAGACAAAGTTTTTTTGAAAGGAATTAAAGTCACAATTTTACATATTAAACACATTTCAATTGGACTTTATAAAAATAGCAAAAACAAAATAAAAACAACCACTTACACCAAAACAATCGTTACCAAAATTTGTTTTAACAAGTAACAAAAGTTATAAAAATCAACTGTATACATTTAACTCAACAATAAAATCAATGTGATATTCTCCGCATTTATTATTTGGTTGAAATTACATCAACAAATAAAACCATAATAAGAACAAATAGAACTCACACCAAATATAACCATTAACAATTCTTTTAAGTTTGTAATTAATTATTGATATGGGAATATTTCATTGAAGAAATATAGCAATTGAACGCAATCTTAACGCCTCTTTCCATTATTAGACGCATTCAGGATATAGTCGATAAACACTTTCTTGCGCTTTGGCATGAGTTGCCTTTCTGCATAAACCAAACTCAGTGTTACTCCCGGCATCGTGTAATCGGGCAATAACTGAACCAACTTATTAGATTCAAAATGCTCGCGACAAATGAACTCCGGTAAGACTGCAATCCCTAATCCATCAAGACAAGCGCTCAAACATGCCGTTACTGTGTTGACTCTAAGTTGATATGGCAGCTCGATTGGAACCGGTTCTCCGCTTGGTGGCGTAACCGTAAGCTTAGGAACTCGGGCTGCTTTGTTAGATACATGAACCATCTTATGTGGTGGAACTAGATCCAAATGGGAATCGATGCCGCCAAACCTATCTAAATACTTAGGGCTAGCAACGATTACCCGATTTGATGTAGCCAAATATCGCGAGACTAAGCTTGAATCCACAAGTTCTCCAATCTGCGCGTACACATCGATCCCCTCCCCGACAATATCGACTTCACGGTTAGTTAGCTCCAAATTCATTGTGACATTTGGGTGTTCGAGGAGAAATTGATGTATGTATGGAGCCAAAACTTGCTGACCGAGCTCAACAGGAAACACAACGCGCAATGGACCTCGTATTAAATCTTGATTCGCTGTCACTTCTAGCTCTGCTTGGCTCATGATTTCTAGCATTTGCTGACTCGATGTATAGAAGTGTTCACCCTCAGAGGTTAAAACTAAACTGCGTGTCGAACGTGTGATCAACCTCACACCTAGATGCTGTTCTAACTCAGCCAACTTACGACTTACTGTCGATTTTGTCATGTTCAACGCTTCAGCCGCGTGAGTGAAACTACCACATTCAACGACTTGTACGAAAACGGTCACCGCATTGAGATCCATCGCTACCCTCGACATTTAATTAGTAAGATTTATGCAACAGTGATTCTTATTTTTCCTATCTTATCAACCAATCGATTTCATTTACAATTCGTTACATCTATAAAAACGAGATCGAAAAGAAATGACTGATTCAGCGCCAATAGCTCAAACAACAAAAAAGAAACGAAACAAAGCACCACTGATCGCAACTGCAATCATGCTAACGCTTGGTCTTGGTGGCGGTGGTTACTGGTATGGCTATGGACAGTATTTTGAATCAACTGACAACGCATACCTACAGGGCGACATCACTAACATCAGCCCAAAAGTATCCGGCTATATCATCACTTCCCATGTTCATGATAACCAGGTTGTTAATAAAGGCGATCTACTCGTCGAAATCGATGATCGCGACTATCAAATAGCACTCAGCCAAGCCAATGCTCATCTAAACGTCGTTAAAACGGACGTGACTAACCTTTTGGCTCAAAGAACTCTGCAGAATAGTCAGATTCTTCAAGCTGAGAGTCGTGTTGATTCGGCAACGGCTGAATACGAACGAGCTCTCCAACAAACACAGCGCTCACGCAGTTTATTGACCCGTAACTACGCTTCTCAAGATGAAGTCGACAGCATGTTAGCCCAACAAAAGGTCGCACTGGCTGCGCTTGAAGAAGCCAAAGCAAACCTTGTTGCCACCAATGACCAGCTCACAGTCATTGATAGTGAAATTGAACAGGCCAAAGCGTCTGTAACAGAAGCCATCGCTCAACGCGACCAAGCTCAAGTTAATCTCGACTACACCAAGGTATATGCGCCAGCATCTGGTGTCATTGGCAAAAGAAGTGTACGCGAAGGGCTATTGGTTCAGGCGGGCACACCACTGATGAGTTTGGTGCCGAACGGTGATATTTGGATTGAAGCCAATTTCAAAGAGACGCAACTGAGTGGTATTCACCAAGGTCAAAGCGTAGAGATTGAACTGGATGCTTTTCCTGGTCACCCACTTAAAGGCAAAGTTGACAGTTTCTCGCCTGCAACTGGCGCTAAGTTCGCGTTATTGCCGCCAGAAAACGCTACCGGTAACTTCACCAAAATCGTCCAACGTGTTCCTGTCAAAATCACGATACCGGATCAAGAAGAGCTTAGCGGTCGCCTGTTGCCCGGTTTATCTGTAGTAGCAACAATCGATACTCGAGGGTAATTCGATGAGTGACGTTGCCACCTATTCCTCTCTAAATGAGTCTGAAAACTCTGAGGTTCCAACACGCCACTGGATCGCTTTATTTGGCGGCCTGATTGGTGCTTTTATGGCGATCTTAGACATTCAGATCACCAATTCATCACTTAAAGACATACAAGGCGCGCTTTCTGCAACCCTAGATGAGAGTTCTTGGATCTCTACGTCATACTTAGTCGCAGAAATGATAGCGATTCCACTCAGTGGCTGGCTATCCAAAGCACTAGGCAAACGCCGTTATCTCACTTGGACAACGGCGATATTCACGCTGTCGTCACTGCTCTGTTCATTCTCGTGGAACATGACATCGATGATCGTATTTCGCGCGATGCAAGGCTTCAGTGGCGGTGCGTTAATTCCGCTCGCGTTTTCACTAGTCATCCAACTTCTGCCTCTAAATAAGCGTGCAGTCGGAATGGCACTGTTTGGCGTGACAGCAACGTTTGCCCCCTCTATTGGACCAACGTTTGGCGGTTGGCTTACTGAGAACCTATCTTGGCACTACATTTTTTACATCAACATTCCACCAGCACTCTTGGTGATCACCATGATTCGCTATGGGCTTGATGACGAAAAACTAGATTTAGGGTCGTTAAAAAAGGCGGATTGGTTTGGTATTGCTACTATGGCGCTTGGACTCGGTTGCTTAGAAGTGGTGTTAGAAGAAGGTAATCGTGAAGAGTGGTTTAGCTCAAGCTTCATTGTAACACTTGCGATCATATCAGCAGTGAGTTTGGTTTATTTCATCATCAATGAACTACAACATAAGAAACCTTTGGTTAATTTGCGTTTACTCAAAGATCCACAGTTCGCGATGTCTTGCATTGCCTATCTGATTTTAGGTATGGCTCTTCTTGGTTCCATTTATGTGCTGCCGATGTATCTCACTCAGATACAGCAATACAACGCGATGGAAATTGGTGAAGTATTGATGTGGATGGGCTTTCCACAGTTGTTGATATTTCCGCTGGTGCCAAAGCTTACGCAAATCATAAAACCCAAATACCTAGTCACATTTGGTTTTGCTATGTTTGGTTTGAGTTGTTACGTAAACACCCACATGACGGTTGATTTTGGTGGGCAGCAGTTGATTCTATCTATGGTTCTACGCGCGATAGGTAGCCCATTTATTATGGTCCCACTGTCACTCGTAGCGATGAAGAATATTAGCAAAATGGACACACCAGACGCATCAACGCTCACTAACGTTATGCGCAACTTAGGTGGCGCGTTTAGTATCGCCATAATAGCAACGTTATTGGACAACAAAACGCGCGAGCACTTAGCGCACATCAAAGAGTCGCTACCTTCAGTGAGTCAACTTGGTTGGCAAACTTTGCAGCAGCAACAAGCATTCTTTATGCAATCAGGAAGCGATGCAGCTACAGCAATGCAGCAAGCTCAAGCCAGTCTACTCGGTACCATGCAGCGTGACGCAGCAATCATGGCATACAATGATGTGTTTTTGATGATGACCGCGTTTCTCGCATTCGCTTCCTTTCTGATATTGAATATGAAGGATTAATAGTCTGAATACGTTCATGGATGAACGAGTCCCAACAAAATACGAATAACTTTACATAATCTTGAATATTACCAATGTCTTAAAACCACAACACTGTCATTTGTACTCGCTTGACATTATGCATCTAGACACCTAAATTCTTTATAAGGACAGTAGAGCTAGGATAGCGAGAACAATGACAATGAAGTTGCCGCCAGAACTCAGCATTTTGATTGTCGATGATTCAAAAAGTGCCACCATACTTATTAAGCAGCAATTAGTTAGCCTTGGAATCTCGCACGACAAAATCTATATCGCCACGGACTATCGCCAAGCCATAAGAACCGTGGAGAGACATACCTTAGATGTACTTTTGATTGATTATCATCTTGAGCAGACATTTACCGGGTTTGAGTTACTTGGCATCCTTTATCGCAAAAGATTAATCGATCATACCGTCGCTACGATTCTGCTATCGGGCGATATGCGTCAAGAAACGGTATTAACCGCCTTATCTGGCGAGGCCCACCACTTTATATCTAAGCCAATTAAAACACCGATACTCGGTCATAAGATCAGTCTTGCGGTTGAAGAGTCCCACCAAATAACCCAACAAAAACAGTATTATCCGATAGACTCCCCTTCTGCATTACAACAAGCGTTATCTGTTCCCCATACCCAAAAAAGTGTTCAATACGAAGCGAGTTTGATCGAACACCTAATAGGAACCGAGCAATGGGAGCTATTGGCTTATGTACTCCGTGAATCAGCGACAAACATGCACCCAACAAAACTGGTCGCTGAAGCACTCGTTCTCGATAGCCTCGGAAAAGCCCAACAAGCAATAGACAAACTTCATAACTACCTGATCGCGCGTCCACTGTCTCTTAATGTGATTGACTGTTTGAGCTGCATCTACGAGAAGCACAACATGTTGCTCCCGGCTTTAAAGCTCGCAATCCGCGCATTTGAACTGACGCCAAGTATTAGCCATCGTGCGATAAGAGCTATCGATCTTGCCGAAAATGCAGACAACGCTCAAATCTTGATTAAGATGGGCCATATGTATGCGACCAACATTTCGCCGGCAGATATCGACGTTATCAACTCCATCTCCAACTACTTTCATTCACTCCAAGTGGCTTATGAGAAAGAAGATAGCATCGCTAATAAACGCACGTTATTAGAACAAGCGAATCAGTTTACCAACCAAGTAAATCTAAAGTTAACGCAGCATCAACAGCAACAGGTTTTAGCCGCTCTCGCTGTGTTTCAGTGCCAAGTACTGCACCTTGAAGGTAATCACCAACTGGCTCATCAAAAACTAATCCGAGCTGCAGCATTGCTCTGCCATGTATTAAACGAAACGCCTACGGTTTTGTTGAGTCAGCTACTTCCACTGCTGAATATTTACGGTGAGTATTCGCTATATCAAGGCTTAGGTGACTTCCTTAAAGCCCGCGGTGAAATCAATGACCAAACCTATCTTGGTAGTGATACCAATCCTATCAACTGCGTCAACATAGACAGTTTAGGTTCCGTACAACAACTTAAAGACTATATTCACACTTATCCTTATTCAGTTGCCGCGAAACTTGACTATCTGTTTGCCGTCAATAAAACTCAAACAGAAGAACAACTTACTAACGAATTCATGGCGCAACTACAAAAGCTAGAATTGCCACATAAATGGAATCAATGGATTAGTGAATCTGCTAGAACTGGGTTTTCTACCAAGCCGCCCAGCCCACTTTCACTATGTAACTGACAGGAGTCTCTATGCTAGATTTTGATGCGTTAAATGCCTATTTAGATAATGACAAAGATGTGATTTTCGCGGTTTTATCCACCTATCAAGAAGACCACGCTAATTCATTAGAAGAGATTCAAGAGCTTGTCGCTCAGAAAGACTGGGGAAAGCTGCACTTTACTGTTCACACGCTCAAAGGAATATTAGTAAGTTTCGGTGAAGAGACTGCGACTTCGGCATTAGAGAACGTAGAGCAAAACGCCCTTAAAGATCTTGCACCATCGGAAGATGATTTGGCTGTCATTTATAGTGAAGTGAAAGTCATCAATCAGCAAATCGAAGACGTGCTCGCGGCCTACTGATCAGCAGCTATCTTTATAGCCTAATCGCTAATGAGCGTTACTAATGAATATTTTATCGCGGCTCTCGTTCATATCGAGAGCCGTGTTGTTTTCTAGTACTCTAAGAACTAGACCGTGCTTTCAAACTTGTTCCAAACAACACTTTGCGCCATGAGATAAAAAAGGAGCAAGCACACGCTCACTCCTCTACAAATAAATTTAAGCTGTATTTGAGTTGTATTTAAGCAGGCGCACTGACCCTTGCATTCAGCGACTTGGCACTGCTAATCCAATGTTTTACCGATTGCGGTGACATCACTTTTGGATTACCTAAATCACTGTCTCCAGCGGCGGCTAATTCTGGCGGTAATACATCGATGATCAACTCAAGATCTTCATGCGAGTTAATCTCACGTGTAAACACATCCGCCATCTCTTCACTATAAGAGTTGCCGCGAGCTTTCGCTGCTTTTACTAACCCATCAAGTAATACATACCAGGTTGTCATCGGGCCTTGAGCAACGGAAGCCGATTCGGCAGCCGAGTCGATGAACGCAAATGGAACGGTAATAATTGGCTGGTTAAATTCCATCGCAGCGAAAATCCAATCGGTATCAAACGAAAAATCAAATACCGTCGGGTTTTCGAGAATTTTTTCTAGAATGCCTCGGCCATATAATTTGAACGCCGCTTGTGTATCTTTGATACCGCTGTCAAAGATCTGCGCGCCAATCATTCGCTGCATATGGCGTAACGTTTTAATGCCCACGCCCCAGCGCTCTTCTTGCTTAACCAAAATTGAATCAGCATGTTTTCGGTTACCTAACACCACTTGCTTACCATCTCGGCTGTATGGTGCCAATGCTAGACCTAGTTGCCCTAGGTGAACCGAATTATCCGCATCAGTATAAAGAACAGCATCAACGCCATCTTCTAAAGACTGCTCACAACCCAGAATAATCGCCCCCCCTTTTCTAGAGTCATCGGCGCTTTTCAGATTGCGCAATGCGCCCTCAGATACAGGTAGTGCTTCTGCAAGCCTCAGCACTTTTACTTTAGCATTTGTGCCTGCATCGTAGGTTTCTTTTATCGATAGAGCGATATCAGCGCTACCGTGTGGACAACCGTCATCTACCGCGTAAAGTGTCCAGTCAACGTTGGTTCCTTCCGTCACCCACTTAAGCTGTTCGACCTTTGTTCTTAATGAATCTTCACCATTAGGGTTGCTAGCCGATTTCGGATTGAGACGATTGTGTTCACCCCACATAGCGAATACCACACCGATCTTCAGTGGCTGACAGATAGATTGTGTCTCTTTGCGTGACTCGACAAGTTTCACTGCAAGCTGGAACTCAAGTGGCGCGTTGAATTGCGTTGATAGATCTTTAAGATCTTGAATGGAAAGCTTATCAAGTTGCAGTAAACGCTCTGCTAGCCTAAGTAAACTTTTTTGATGTTGCGGTTCAGTCAAATCAAACTGCTCGTTTGACTTATTGAGTAGCTCAATAGCGGTAGACAAAGAAGTATCCATACATATTCCCTAGCGTGACGTTATTATGTTCACCTAAAGCTTAGTATGCATATTAATTCATATCAAAGTGCTAGCGAGTTTATTTTGTTGCGCACCTCTCATTTTCTTTGAAGCTAAAGTTTCGATACTTAGCACGATATTCTCGAACTTTGTCCTCTCGGAACTTACCTGCCCAGTTGCTAATCTCTGGATCAGTCGCCCAGATGTTCGCCATAACTCTAAGGTAAGAACTATCGGTGCTTGGTGTTGGGTCATACGGGTTGTTGTTAACACGAAGAACCAACTGACCATCAATAAACCATTCTATACGGTCTTCGCCCCAATATATCCCATAACGATGGAACGCCTTCGAAGCATCAAAACCGAGAAAGATCAGTGTCTCGTGTGAGTTTGTATAACTATCATCATCGGTCCAAAAGTTAAGCTGAACCATATTAGTGTTTGACCCTAGAAACTCTATATCGATCTCATTGTGCTTACCACTCCCACCTTCAGGCTTATCGTAAGGCCCGGAGAATAAGAAAAATGAACTCACAACACCCGGAGCTCGCGCGGGCTTCATATCGATCTCATAACACCCATATGGGAAAAATTCATGGCTTCGTAGCTCGCCCCCATAGAATGTCAGATTTCCGTCTGCATCACGCTCTTCATCTGGTGCTAGCGTTAACGTCAAACCCTTTTTATTGAAGGTGGCAGATTGTGCGTCCCAACGACTCAGAAAGGGAAAGCCATTTTCCCATCCGTCTGACAACCACCAGCGACTCTCGTCAAAAGTGCGCAGAGGATCCTCAAAACTCTCTGCGTTTACAAACGAGCTCGTCAACGCTAAAGACACCGCTATCGCACAATATGTTTTGGTTAGTAACATGACGTACTCGCTTATTCATTCAGACACATAAATAAGCCTAATACATACGATGAATTTTTCACCACTAATTACTAATTATCTTCTGTAGGAGCAAAACTACGTCGTTGAATGGCTTGTACTGCAGGGGTTGGCGCAAGCCCAATATTTCCCTTGGGTATAGCACTCGCAGGTTGAACTGCAGATGAAGTCGATTCTTCTCCTAAGTTACCCTTGTTGCTCTCTCCACTGTCTTGTGTAACAGGTTTTACTTCTTCGCTAATTGAAATGTTTGTTTCGACGATTG contains these protein-coding regions:
- a CDS encoding Hpt domain-containing protein, which produces MLDFDALNAYLDNDKDVIFAVLSTYQEDHANSLEEIQELVAQKDWGKLHFTVHTLKGILVSFGEETATSALENVEQNALKDLAPSEDDLAVIYSEVKVINQQIEDVLAAY
- a CDS encoding DHA2 family efflux MFS transporter permease subunit codes for the protein MSDVATYSSLNESENSEVPTRHWIALFGGLIGAFMAILDIQITNSSLKDIQGALSATLDESSWISTSYLVAEMIAIPLSGWLSKALGKRRYLTWTTAIFTLSSLLCSFSWNMTSMIVFRAMQGFSGGALIPLAFSLVIQLLPLNKRAVGMALFGVTATFAPSIGPTFGGWLTENLSWHYIFYINIPPALLVITMIRYGLDDEKLDLGSLKKADWFGIATMALGLGCLEVVLEEGNREEWFSSSFIVTLAIISAVSLVYFIINELQHKKPLVNLRLLKDPQFAMSCIAYLILGMALLGSIYVLPMYLTQIQQYNAMEIGEVLMWMGFPQLLIFPLVPKLTQIIKPKYLVTFGFAMFGLSCYVNTHMTVDFGGQQLILSMVLRAIGSPFIMVPLSLVAMKNISKMDTPDASTLTNVMRNLGGAFSIAIIATLLDNKTREHLAHIKESLPSVSQLGWQTLQQQQAFFMQSGSDAATAMQQAQASLLGTMQRDAAIMAYNDVFLMMTAFLAFASFLILNMKD
- a CDS encoding glycosyltransferase family protein; protein product: MDTSLSTAIELLNKSNEQFDLTEPQHQKSLLRLAERLLQLDKLSIQDLKDLSTQFNAPLEFQLAVKLVESRKETQSICQPLKIGVVFAMWGEHNRLNPKSASNPNGEDSLRTKVEQLKWVTEGTNVDWTLYAVDDGCPHGSADIALSIKETYDAGTNAKVKVLRLAEALPVSEGALRNLKSADDSRKGGAIILGCEQSLEDGVDAVLYTDADNSVHLGQLGLALAPYSRDGKQVVLGNRKHADSILVKQEERWGVGIKTLRHMQRMIGAQIFDSGIKDTQAAFKLYGRGILEKILENPTVFDFSFDTDWIFAAMEFNQPIITVPFAFIDSAAESASVAQGPMTTWYVLLDGLVKAAKARGNSYSEEMADVFTREINSHEDLELIIDVLPPELAAAGDSDLGNPKVMSPQSVKHWISSAKSLNARVSAPA
- a CDS encoding response regulator; this translates as MTMKLPPELSILIVDDSKSATILIKQQLVSLGISHDKIYIATDYRQAIRTVERHTLDVLLIDYHLEQTFTGFELLGILYRKRLIDHTVATILLSGDMRQETVLTALSGEAHHFISKPIKTPILGHKISLAVEESHQITQQKQYYPIDSPSALQQALSVPHTQKSVQYEASLIEHLIGTEQWELLAYVLRESATNMHPTKLVAEALVLDSLGKAQQAIDKLHNYLIARPLSLNVIDCLSCIYEKHNMLLPALKLAIRAFELTPSISHRAIRAIDLAENADNAQILIKMGHMYATNISPADIDVINSISNYFHSLQVAYEKEDSIANKRTLLEQANQFTNQVNLKLTQHQQQQVLAALAVFQCQVLHLEGNHQLAHQKLIRAAALLCHVLNETPTVLLSQLLPLLNIYGEYSLYQGLGDFLKARGEINDQTYLGSDTNPINCVNIDSLGSVQQLKDYIHTYPYSVAAKLDYLFAVNKTQTEEQLTNEFMAQLQKLELPHKWNQWISESARTGFSTKPPSPLSLCN
- a CDS encoding family 16 glycosylhydrolase, producing MLLTKTYCAIAVSLALTSSFVNAESFEDPLRTFDESRWWLSDGWENGFPFLSRWDAQSATFNKKGLTLTLAPDEERDADGNLTFYGGELRSHEFFPYGCYEIDMKPARAPGVVSSFFLFSGPYDKPEGGSGKHNEIDIEFLGSNTNMVQLNFWTDDDSYTNSHETLIFLGFDASKAFHRYGIYWGEDRIEWFIDGQLVLRVNNNPYDPTPSTDSSYLRVMANIWATDPEISNWAGKFREDKVREYRAKYRNFSFKENERCATK